A window of Hymenobacter siberiensis genomic DNA:
GCGCACCGCGTACTGCCCCGCTTCGTACACGAAATCCGTTTTCTCAAAATCGTATTCACCCAGCAATTCACCCAGAAAATTCACGTCCAGCTTGTCGCCCACCTTGGCGTTGAAGGTGTTCTTCACCAGACTTTGCCGGTTTATCACCTTCTCCGTCAGCGCTTCCGGGTAGGTCACGATGAATACACTGTTGCCGGTGCCGGCCGCCCGCGTCGTGTTGATGCGGTTCAGGGCCTCGGCGCGCATCAGCACGTTGGCATTCTCCGTTTCGTCGAACTGATACGGCCGCTTGTAGGAGCTCGGAAACAGCAGCACTTCCGGCCCCTCGGGCAGCAGGTGCTGCAGGTCGGCCAGGAAATACGCCGCCTCGTCCTTGTCGTGCAGAATGAATACGTGCGGATGCTGCGGCTGGGCCACGGCGGCCACCACCACGGCATCTTGGCTGCCCACCAGCCCGCGCAGGTGCAGGCGCGGCCGGTCGGCGTCGGGCTTCACGGCGTCGCGCAGGCGCGCGGCCAGCACCTGCAATTCGGGGGATAAACGGTATAGGCGAAGAAAATCAGCTACTTGCACAAGTAATCAGGCTAGGGCGGGGCAAATGAAGTAGCCCGGCCGGAGATTTCTCCGGTCGGGCAGCGGGGTAAATACACAGCAGGGGCAGCGAAGGTTTCCGGGGCTGCCCGTAGCTTCGCGGCCCGCCGGTCATGTAGAGCGCAGCGAAGCATGACCGGCGAAACCAGGAACAAATAACCAGAAACAACAATTAATGCGCGGCTCTTCCCACCTGGCCATTGGCTTCATTACCGGCGTGGCCGTAGCCGGGCTGGTGCCGGGCATTCCGTTTTCGCTGGCCGGCATTGCCCTGGCCGGCTTCTCCAGCCTCGCCCCCGACCTCGACCATCCCGAAAGCCGCCTTAGCAAGCGTCTCGGCTTCACCCAAAATTATGTGCGCTGGGCCTTTGCCGCCGGGGCGCTGGCCCTGGCCGCCTACGCCTACTTTCAGCGGGCCCCCGGGGCCGAGCAGCGGCTGTACTACACGGCGGCGCTGGCCTTCGGGCTTATTGGCGTGGGCATGCAGGGCGGCTCGGCCCGGCGGCTGGCGCTGCTGTTCACGGGCTTGGGCACGGTGGTGGCCGGCCTCTATACCGAGCAGCTTTGGCTAAGTCTGCTGGGCACGTTCGTGGCGCTGGCCCCCTTCACCACCCACCGCTCCTGGACGCACACTATTTGGGCCACCGCGCTCTGGACTTACATCGGCTACCTCGCCGACCAGCACCTGGGCTGGCGCGGCGTGGCTCTGTATGCGGGCAGTGGCTACGCCTCCCACTTGCTGGCCGATACGCTCACCAAATCGGGCGTGCGGTGGCTTTTGCCCATTTCAGGGTTCTCGTTTAAAGTGCCACTTATCAGCACCGGCTCGGCCAGCGGCAACGCCATGGAAGTGGGCATTTGCGTGGGCTACGCGCTGCTGGTGCTGGGGCTGGTGCTGGGGCACATGCGCTTTTAGCCGGGCCGCCTCCCGCCGATTGACTTGGCGGCGCTAGAAGCGCCATCCGCTTGATTGTGGGCACTATTGCATAAGTCAGCTAAGACCGTTAGCTTCGCAGCAGATATGCTGGTAAATTAGGGTCGATTTGGCATTGAATCGTGTTATTATTCTGCGTTTTCAATCGTTTTCGCCAGCCGGTATCCTCAAAAATCAATTAAGCTACATTTTAATCCCGTCAGCCACCGCTTTTTAGCGAGCTGTCGCGCCGGAGTTTTCTTGCTAATTATACTGAGAGCCGGGACAGGTGACGAGTATTTTGTCGCGTGTTGTTCCGGCATTTCTACTTGATTCACTCTCCTAGCCCACTCAAAACACTTCTCTAACTTTACTTAACGCATCCCATGAACCAGATGAACAGCCCCTTGATTCGGGTTGGTGTCTTTTATGACGGCAACTATTTCTTAAAAATTAGCGACTATTATTATTTTCAACACGAGCGTAAGGCCCGTATCAGCCTCGAAGGCCTGCACGAGTACATTCGCCACCAGGTGGCCGAAGAAGAGGATGTAGACGTGCGCTTGGCACAGATTACCGACGCGCACTTTTTCCGGGGCCGCCTCTCGGCTACCGAAGCCCGCGACAAGGACCGCCTGTTCCACGACCGCCTGCTCGACGATATCCTGATGAACCTGGGCGTGCAAACGCACTACATGGCCCTGAAAACCCGCGACGGCCGCCTCCAGGAAAAAGGCATCGACGTGTGGCTCAGCCTCGAAGCCCTTGAGCTCGCCCTGCACAAAACCCTCGATGTTGTGGTGCTCATCGCCGGCGACAGCGATTACGTGCCCCTCATCCGCAAGCTCAACACCGTGGGCACCCGCGTAATGCTGCTGAACTGGGATTTCAAATACGAAGATTTCAAGGGCGAAACCCGGGTTACGCGCGCCTCGCAGCAGCTGCTGGAGCAGGTGACCTATCCGGTGGCCATGCACGACGTGATTGACCGTGGCCTCGCCCAGCAGGATGAGGTGGTGGAAGCCATGTTTGTGAGCCAGTCGGAGCCCGCTGCTTTTGCGCCCAACACGGCGGCCGCGCCCAAGCTGGCCCGGCCCACCGGCCCAACCGCCGCCGGCCCCGTGGGCACACTCGGCATGAGCACCATCAAGAACCTGAAAAACGGTTTTGGCTTCGTGGTAATGCCCCCCAACAACCTGTTCTTCAGCTACGCCGACCTTACTGAAGGTGACTTCAACGACCTGCGCGAAGGCGACTGGGTGGAGTTCACCGTGGGCCGCAACCACCGCGACGAGGACTGCGCCCGCAACGTGCGCAAAGTCACCGCCCCGCAAATGACCGACGGCGAAGACGAGTACGAGCCCGTAGGTGTGCACGCCACGGCCGAGCTCTAGCAGTAGGTAAAAGTTAAGAGTTGAGCGTTAAAAGTTAAAAAGGCCCGTCTGAATTGTCAGACGGGCCTTTTTAACTTTTAACGCTCAACTCTTAACCCAATTTCACCCCATCAACAGCTGGGCGAAATCACGCTTAGAGGCCGGGTAGCGGTTGAAGGTGCCCAGACCGCGTGCTACGGCCACATCGTCGTGGCCGTCCTTTAGGCGGTAGACTACGCAACTACTCACTACTAGGGAGTTGCCGCTGTGGTCGACTACGCCACGCGCCACCAGCTCATCGTGCAGGTGCACGGCGTGCAGGTAATTCATCTTGAATTCGACGGTGGACACTAATTCGAGCTTGGTGAAGGCCAACGAGAGGGCGGCCGCGCCCAGGGCCGCATCCATCAGGCCGGCAATTACGCCGCCGTGGCAGGTGTTGGGCGAGGAAAGGTGCTCTTCGCGGATGCGCATGCGGTATTCGATTTGGCCGGGGGTGCTCACCGTCAGCTCCATGCCGTTGGTGCGGCCATAGTGGTTCATCTGGTTGTAGGCAGTCACCATGGTGGCGAGGTCGGGGAGGAACGGATTTTGGTCGGACATGAGCGAAGGGGAATTGCGCCGGCAAGATTGCCGGAAAATTTGCTTCATTTGCTGAGAGCGGTGCTTTCAGGTCTGAAAAGCCGTGGTTTTACCTTTTTCGCACTTCTGCCATGTCCACGCAGCCGCTCACGTTCGCCGAGTTTTATCCGCGCTACTTGCGCGAACACAGCCGGCGGGGCACGCGGGTGCTGCATTTTGTGGGCACCACGCTGTTTATTATCTGCCTGGGTATGCTGTTGCGCACCGACAATTGGAACTGGCTGGCGGCCGGCGTGGTGGCGGCCTACGGCTTTGCCTGGGTGGGCCATTTCTTCGTCGAGCACAACCGGCCGGCCACGTTTCAGCACCCGCGGTACTCGCTGCTGGGCGACTTCCGCATGTATTTCGACCTCTGGCGCGGCCGCGAGAAGTTCGGCTGATGTACCGTGGACGCTGTGAGTCCGTGCGGTTGAACATTCACTCGCGCGGACTCACAGCGTCCACGGTACATCTTACAGCTGCTTACGCATCAAAAAATGCTGAATTTCACTAAACAACAGGTGCGAAGGCTCTACTACCGCGTAGCCCAGCTTCTCATAAAAACCAACGGCGGCCTGCCGCGCGTGTAGCACGATTTCGCCCAGGCCCGCCGCCCGCGCCTGCTCTTCCAGATACGCTGTCACGCGCTGGCCCAGGCCCTGCCCGGCGGCGTCCGGGGCTACGGCCATGAAGCGAATCTGGCCCTGGCGGGTGCCGGTGGGTTGCAGCATGCCCACGGCCAGGGCCTCGGGAGCCGCTGAGGCAGCGGCCAGTAGCAGGGCGTGAATGGTACCGGCCTCATCGTCGGCCGGTACGCGCTCCGAGCCGGGGGGCTGCTGCCAGGGCTGGCGCAGCACGGCGTAGCGCAACTGGTAGTAGGCGGCCCACTCGGCGGGCGTGCGGGGCGGCTGGATGGCGGCGGCTGGATTCATGAGCGAAACGTGAAGCGGGGGCGTAACCAGGGCCGGTGCGGGTTGTTACCTTTACGGCCCGGTGAATCCCGGTTTAAATCTCTCAAAACTACGCCCCACCCGCCATGGCATCCTTCGACATCGTGAGCAAAGTTGACCCGCAAACCCTCGAAAACGCGGTAAACACAGCCCAAAAAGAACTTCAGACCCGCTACGACTTGCGCGACACCAAGGGCGGCATCGAGCTCAACAAAAAGGACAACACCATTCTCCTGTCGTCGGAAAACTCGATGCGCGTAAAGGCGCTGGAGGACATCCTGCTCGGCCGCGTGGTGAAGCAGGGCATCGACGGCACCAGCCTCGACTTTTCGGCCGATGAGCAGCCCAGCGGCCAGCTCATTAAGAAAACCATCAAGGTGCGCGCCGGGGTGGACAAGGAGTTCGGCCGCAAAATCATCAAGGCCATCAAGGATGCTAAGGTGAAGGTAGAAGCCCAGATGCAGGACGACCAGGTGCGCGTGACGGCCAAGAAAATCGACGATTTGCAAGCTGCCATCGCCGTACTGCGCCGTACTGATATCGGCCTGCCGCTGCAGTTCGTGAACATGAAGTCATAAAAATATGATGATGAGAGAGATGTGGAAATGTGAGAATGGGCTTTCGTAATGCAGGAGTGACCTCCGCTATTAACCCTGCCCAATTACTCGCTTTCAATCATTTTCACATTCGCACATTCCCACAATCAATTTAATGTACGATTTTTCGGCCTTTGTCCACCCCGCTACCTGGGTTAGCCTGCTCACCCTCACGTTCATGGAAATCGTGCTGGGGATTGACAACATCATCTTCATTTCCATTGTGGTGAACCGGCTGCCCCGCGAGCAGCAGGCGCGTGGCCGTACCATTGGCCTGCTGCTGGCGCTGCTGTTTCGCATTGGTCTGCTGCTGAGTATTTCCTGGATTGTGGGCCTGCGCACGCCGCTGTTCGACCTGCCGTTTCCGTGGCTGGCGCAGCCGTTTGGCGTGACGGGGCGCGACCTGATTCTGCTGGCCGGCGGCCTGTTCCTGATGTACAAGAGCACCACCGAAATTCATACCAAGCTGCAAGGCGAGGAAGAAGAGGAAACCGTGGGCGGCAAGGGCGTTTCGATGATGAGCATCATCCTGCAAATCGTGGTTATCGACATCGTATTCAGCTTCGACTCCATCCTCACTGCCGTGGGCTTGGTCGATAACGTGCTGGTGATGATTGCGGCCGTGATTTGCGCTATGGGCATCATGCTGGCCTTCAGTGGGGTAGTGGCCAATTTTGTGAACGATAACCCCACCATCAAGATGCTGGCCCTTTCGTTCCTCATCATGATTGGCTTCATGCTGGTGATGGAAGCGGCCCACAAAGACATTGAAAAAGGCTACCTCTACTTCGCCATGGCCTTCTCGCTCACGGTAGAAGTGCTGAACCTGCGCCTGCGCAAGAAAACCAAGCCCGTGCAGCTGCGCGACTCGCAGTTCGACTAAATTTTAGCCCGCAGAGGGAAGGCGCAGAGGGAAGGCGCAGAGGGAAGGCGCAGAGGGAAGGCGCAGAGGGAAGGCGCAGAGGGAAGGCGCAGAGGGAAGGCGCAGAGGGAAGGCGCAGAGGGAAGGCGCAGAGGGAAGGCGCAGAAGGCGCAGAAGGCGCAGAAGGCGCAGAAGGCGCAGAAGGCGCAGAAGGCGCAGAAGGCGCAGAAGGCGCAGAAGGCGCAGAAGGCGCAGAAGGCGCAGAAGGCGCAGAAGGCGCAGAACGTTCTGCGCCTTCTGCGCCTTCCCTCTGCGCCCTCTGCGGGCTAATTTATTAGCGCTACCTGGTCGAGTACGCGGCGCAGGGTCATTTCCAGCATCCGGCGGTTCAGCTCGGCGCGCTGCGGGCGATAAAAAGCATATTCGGCGGCGGTGAACTGGCCGGTTATCAGGCCCACGATGGTATAGCGCAGCTTGGTATTGCGGGTCAGCAATTCCGTGAGCTGGTGGTGCTGGTCGGTGGGGCGCAGGGCGATGTGGTGTTCGTGCACGAAATCGGTCACCACGGCCAGCAGCAGGTCGTTTTGCAGCTTGAGGACCGGGCGCAGGGTGGCGTGCAGGAAGTGGCCCACGGTGCCTTCGGCATCGGTCGCTGCCGCGTTGATAGTTGGGCGCAGGGCCAGCAGGGCGGCATCGGGCCGGGTGGCGGCGGTAGGGGAGGGGAGCATGAGAACCCAACCGCCGGCCGGGCCAATGGTTGCCGGATTTCTACCCTTAGACCCTTACACCACGCCCAGCTTCACCAGCGCATCCCAGAGCACTACGCCGGCCGCCACGCCCACGTTTAGCGAGTGCTTGGTGCCGAACTGCGGAATTTCCACGGCCAGGTCGCACAGCGCTAGCACGGCATCCTCAACGCCAAAAACTTCGTTGCCCAGCACTAGTGCCAGCGGCCGACCTGTTTCGGGCCGAAACTGCGGTAGCGCGACGCTGCCCGTGGTTTGCTCCACGGCGGCAATGTGGTAGCCGGCCGCCTTGAGGGCGGCCACGGCCGTCACGGTTTCGGCGGCGTATTCCCAGGCCATCGACTCCTCGCTGCCCAGCGCCGTTTTGGTGATTTCGCGGTGCGGCGGGCGCGGCGTGATGCCGCAGAGGTAAATTTTTTCGAGCGCAAAGGCGTCGGCCGTGCGGAAGATGGCGCCCACGTTGTGCATGCTGCGCACGTTGTCGAGCACCAAAACCACGGGGCTTTTGGGTGTACTTTTGAAGTCATCAACCGAGGCCCGGTTCAGCTCGGCCATTGTGAGTTTTCGCATGGTGCTTGTGCGGTAAGCTTTAGCTTGCCGTGAAGGAAAAGGGGAGGGCCAACGCCACGAAATCGCCGCGAGCCGGCCACGGAACGCGTTGCCTGCGCCGGGCGTTTTTAACTAATTGACTTGTTTGCTGCCGGCTGATTTTCCGGCAAGCTAAAGCTTACCGCACGATTTTGCCCGCACCTAAAAAAGAATTCGTCATTAAATCCGTCGGCCCCGACCACTTCACCGTGCCCATCCCGGCTGTGAGTGAAACGCCGCTGATGAAGCAGTATTACCAGCTCAAGCAGCAGCATCCGGGCGCGGTGCTGCTATTCCGGGTGGGCGACTTTTACGAAACCTTCGGCGAGGACGCCGTCACGGCCAGCCGCATTCTCGACATCACCCTCACCAAGCGCGGTGCGGGCAGCAGCAGCGAAGTGGCCCTGGCCGGCTTCCCGCACCACTCCCTCGACAACTACCTGCCCAAGCTGGTGCGCGCCGGCCAGCGTGTGGCCATCTGCGACCAGCTCGAAAACCCCAAGGAAGCCAAAGGCCTCGTGAAGCGCGGCATCACGGAGCTCGTGACGCCCGGCGTGAGCATGCACGATAACGTGCTGGAGCGGCGCAGTAACAACTACCTCTGCGCCATTCACTTCGGCAAGACCGAGGCCGGCATTTCCTTCCTCGACATCAGCACCGGCGAGTTCCTGGCCGCCCAAGGTACCCTCGACTATCTGGGCAAGCTGATGCAGAATTTCAGCCCCGCCGAGGTGCTGTTCTGCAAGAAGAGTCGCGCTGAGTTTGAGCAGAACTTCGGCCCCGACTACTGCACCTACGCGCTGGACGACTGGGTTTTCGGGGCCGACTACGCCCACGATACCCTCACCCGCCACTTCCGCACCACCTCGCTCAAGGGTTTTGGCGTCGATAACCTGAAGGAAGGCGTGATTGCGGCCGGCTGCATCCTGCACTACCTCGCCGAAACCAAGCACAACGACGTCCAGCACATCGCCAGTCTGGGCCGTTTGGAGGAGGATAAGTACGTGTGGCTCGACCGCTTCACGGTGCGCAACTTGGAGCTGGTGCACGCCCAACACCCCGGCGGCGTGCCCCTCATCGACGTGCTCGACCAGACCCTGACGCCCATGGGGGCCCGTCTGCTGCGCAAGTGGATAGTGCTGCCGCTCAAGGAAGTAAGCCAGATTCAGCGCCGCCTCGATACGGTAGCCGCGCTGGTGGCCGATGAGGAATTGCTCAGCGACCTTACCCAGCATCTGCGTCAGATAAACGACTTGGAGCGCCTGATAAGCAAAGTGGCCGTGCGCCGTGTGAACCCCCGCGAGCTGCTGCAGCTGGCCCGCGCCCTCGAAGCCATTGCCCCCATGCGCGAGCGGCTGGCCGTGTCCGGCGTGAAGGCGCTGGTGAAGCTCTCGGAGCAGCTGAACCCCTGCGCCAACCTGCGCCATGAAATCCTAACCAAAATCAAGCCCGACGCGCCCATCCTCACCAACCAGGGCGGCGTGCTGAACATGGGCGTCGATGCCGAGCTGGACGAGCTGCGGGCCCTGGCCTTCTCGGGCAAGGACTACCTGTTGCAGCTTCAGCAGCGCGAGCAGCGCAATACCGGTATTTCGTCGCTGAAAGTGGCTTACAACCGGGTATTCGGCTACTACCTCGAAGTCACCAATGCCCACAAGGATAAGGTGCCCGCCGAGTGGATTCGCAAGCAGACCCTGGTGAACGCCGAGCGCTACGTAACCGAGGAGCTGAAAACCTACGAGGAAAAAATCCTCAACGCCGAGGAAAAGCTGTTTGTGATTGAGCAGCGCATCTACAACGACCTGGTGCTGGCGGCCCTCGATTTCGTGCCCCAGATTCAGCAAAACGCTCGCGCCATTGGCGTGATGGACTGCCTGGCCAGCTTTGCCCTCACGGCCCGGCAGCAGCGCTACGTGCAGCCACTGGTGAACGACGGCACCGTGCTCGACATCAAAGCCGGCCGCCACCCCGTCATCGAGCGCCAACTCCCCCCCGGCGAAAGCTATATCCCCAACGACATCTGCCTTGACCAGGACGACCAGCAGATTGTGGTGATAACCGGCCCCAACATGGCCGGCAAGTCGGCCCTGCTGCGCCAGACGGCCCTCATCGTGCTGCTGGCTCAAATCGGCTCCTTCGTGCCCGCCGATGCCGCCACAGTAGGCATCATCGATAAGATTTTTACCCGCGTAGGGGCCTCCGACAACCTGAGCAAGGGCGAAAGCACCTTTATGGTGGAGATGACCGAAACTGCCTCCATCCTCAACAACCTCTCCGACCGCAGCCTGGTGCTGATGGACGAAATCGGGCGCGGTACCAGCACCTACGACGGCATCAGTATCGCCTGGGCCATCGTCGAGCACCTGCACAACAACCCCAAAGCCAAGGCCAAAACCCTGTTCGCCACCCACTACCACGAGCTCAACCAACTGGCCGACGACTGCCCCCGCGTGCGCAACTACAACGTGGCCGTGAAGGAGGCCGACGGCCGCATCCTCTTCCTGCGCAAGCTGCAGCCCGGCGGCTCCGAGCACAGCTTCGGCATCCACGTGGCACGGCTGGCCGGCATGCCCACCAGCGTAGTGCTGCGGGCAAATGAAATCATGCACCACCTCGAAGTGGAGCGCACCGGCACCGGGGCCGAAAGTGATATACCCACCGAATTCGACGACGTGCTGGCGGGCATCGAGCCCAACGGCAGTTCTATGCGGGCCGGGGTTGCTGTGCCGCCACCCCGCGAGCCTGCCCAGCCCAAGCCCCGCGCCACTTCGGCCGTGGCAACCGCGCCGCGCGCCCAGCTCAGCATCTTCGAGCCCAGCGACCCGGCCCTCGAACGCATCCGCGAGCTGCTCCAGCACCTTGATGTGAACACCCTCACGCCTATCGAAGCGCTGATGAAACTGAACGAATTGAAGCTCACATTAGGGAAAGGTTAATTTTTTCAGCCTGAAAATGAAGGAGAAAGGCCTCTGGGATGATAATTTCCACACCTGGTACTTGCTTCCTCAAAAAAGCCCCTTACCTTTGTCGCACCATTCAGCACAACGAAACTTGTTCTGAACCTCCTGCGAGAGTAGCTCAGTTGGTAGAGCGCGACCTTGCCAAGGTCGAGGTCGCGAGTTCGAACCTCGTCTCCCGCTCCATAGTTCGAAAAAAGACGTTGCTTTACAGCAGCGTCTTTTTTGTTTTAACTCATGTCATCCGTATGGCTGCTACCCGCAAATGCCTCAGTACAGATGATGAATTCCGGCAGGCGGTTAGCGAAAGCCTATCGGTGGCGCAGGTATTGGGGCGCATCGGGCTGGTGCCGGCCGGGGGCAACTACAAAACCGTATATGCCCGCATCGCGAAGCTAGGCTTGGATACTAGCCACTGGACGGGCGCGGCCTGGAACCAAGGGGGCCGCTACAAGAGTTTCGGACGCAAAGCCACCCTTGAAGAAATTCTGGTAGAAAATTCGCCGTATAATTTCACTCATGGTTTACGGAAAAGGCTGCTGGAAGAAAGCGTGAAGGCCAGACATTGTGAGGATTGTGGACTAGTAGAATGGAAGCATCAGCCTATTCCGCTGGAATTACATCATCGGAATGGGATAAATAATGCCCACCGTTTGGAAAACTTGCAGTTACTTTGTCCAAACTGCCATGCCCTGACGGAAAACTATCGGGGCAAAAACAGAGTTAATATCATAGCTAAGTAGCTGAGCCAGAGTGGTGTAATGGTAGCCACGAGGGACTTAAAATCCCTTGTCTTCGCGGACGTACGGGTTCGAGTCCCGTCTCTGGTACTATTTGCAAAGCCAAAAAAGCCCGCTCACCTTTTCAGGTGGCGGGCTTTTTTGGCTTTGCCTTCAGCAGTTACTTGGGCTATTCGTGTACCACGCGGCGCGTTTCCAGGCTGGCGGCGGTGCGTACCTGCAGCACATACACGCCGGCCCCCCACGCTGGTGAGGTCCAGCGGCTGGGTGGTGCCCTGGGGGTTGGGCGCTGCTACCGATTTGTGCGCCACCATGCGCCCCAGGGCATCAAACACCGTTAGCTCGACGGGCTGGCGGTAGCCGCTGAGGAGCACGCTGAGGCGGCCGGCATCGCATCGCCGGCATCGCATCGCCGGCCAGCTTACTGGCCAGCGTACCGGTGTACAGCTTCACCGCCATGCGCCACTGGGCCGGGGCGAGCACCAGCTGCAGCAGGCAAATGCCGATGCAGAGGGCCGCGTAGGGGACTACGGCCGGCAGCAGGCGCTTGGTAATGCCGCCGTTGATGTCCTGCTGCATCGCCGCCGCTAAGTGGTGCAGGCTACTGGCAGCCAGCAGTCGCTGCCACAGCACCGTGAGAAACGAGAAAGTTTGCTCATCGTAGGCGCCAATGAGTAGCAGGGCCAGCAGCAGCAGCAGCAGCGCCAGCAAGGCCCAACGCCCCATTTGCCGGGAGCGTGCTACGGGCCCGGGCCATGAGGCAAGGCTCGTGACAGGGCCGAAGGAATATAATGTCCCGGTATCGGCCGGCACCGGCCTTGTGCCTACCTTGCAGCTGCTGTTTTGTCCACGCTCCCACGTATGAACCCTGTTTCTGATACTCCTGTGCCGGCGGCACCCATCGACTATCATCCGCTTATCCGCCAGGTATTCGCGGAGATGGGCAAGGTGGTGGTGGGGCAGCAGCCGCTGCTCACCCGCCTGCTGATTGGCCTGTTCACCGGTGGGCACATCCTGCTGGAAGGGGTGCCGGGCCTGGCCAAAACCCTCACCATCTCGACGCTGGCTAAGGTGCTGCACCTGCATTTTCAGCGGGTGCAGTTCACGCCCGATTTGCTGCCATC
This region includes:
- a CDS encoding GNAT family N-acetyltransferase, with translation MNPAAAIQPPRTPAEWAAYYQLRYAVLRQPWQQPPGSERVPADDEAGTIHALLLAAASAAPEALAVGMLQPTGTRQGQIRFMAVAPDAAGQGLGQRVTAYLEEQARAAGLGEIVLHARQAAVGFYEKLGYAVVEPSHLLFSEIQHFLMRKQL
- a CDS encoding metal-dependent hydrolase, which produces MRGSSHLAIGFITGVAVAGLVPGIPFSLAGIALAGFSSLAPDLDHPESRLSKRLGFTQNYVRWAFAAGALALAAYAYFQRAPGAEQRLYYTAALAFGLIGVGMQGGSARRLALLFTGLGTVVAGLYTEQLWLSLLGTFVALAPFTTHRSWTHTIWATALWTYIGYLADQHLGWRGVALYAGSGYASHLLADTLTKSGVRWLLPISGFSFKVPLISTGSASGNAMEVGICVGYALLVLGLVLGHMRF
- the mutS gene encoding DNA mismatch repair protein MutS produces the protein MKQYYQLKQQHPGAVLLFRVGDFYETFGEDAVTASRILDITLTKRGAGSSSEVALAGFPHHSLDNYLPKLVRAGQRVAICDQLENPKEAKGLVKRGITELVTPGVSMHDNVLERRSNNYLCAIHFGKTEAGISFLDISTGEFLAAQGTLDYLGKLMQNFSPAEVLFCKKSRAEFEQNFGPDYCTYALDDWVFGADYAHDTLTRHFRTTSLKGFGVDNLKEGVIAAGCILHYLAETKHNDVQHIASLGRLEEDKYVWLDRFTVRNLELVHAQHPGGVPLIDVLDQTLTPMGARLLRKWIVLPLKEVSQIQRRLDTVAALVADEELLSDLTQHLRQINDLERLISKVAVRRVNPRELLQLARALEAIAPMRERLAVSGVKALVKLSEQLNPCANLRHEILTKIKPDAPILTNQGGVLNMGVDAELDELRALAFSGKDYLLQLQQREQRNTGISSLKVAYNRVFGYYLEVTNAHKDKVPAEWIRKQTLVNAERYVTEELKTYEEKILNAEEKLFVIEQRIYNDLVLAALDFVPQIQQNARAIGVMDCLASFALTARQQRYVQPLVNDGTVLDIKAGRHPVIERQLPPGESYIPNDICLDQDDQQIVVITGPNMAGKSALLRQTALIVLLAQIGSFVPADAATVGIIDKIFTRVGASDNLSKGESTFMVEMTETASILNNLSDRSLVLMDEIGRGTSTYDGISIAWAIVEHLHNNPKAKAKTLFATHYHELNQLADDCPRVRNYNVAVKEADGRILFLRKLQPGGSEHSFGIHVARLAGMPTSVVLRANEIMHHLEVERTGTGAESDIPTEFDDVLAGIEPNGSSMRAGVAVPPPREPAQPKPRATSAVATAPRAQLSIFEPSDPALERIRELLQHLDVNTLTPIEALMKLNELKLTLGKG
- a CDS encoding DUF962 domain-containing protein codes for the protein MSTQPLTFAEFYPRYLREHSRRGTRVLHFVGTTLFIICLGMLLRTDNWNWLAAGVVAAYGFAWVGHFFVEHNRPATFQHPRYSLLGDFRMYFDLWRGREKFG
- a CDS encoding YajQ family cyclic di-GMP-binding protein codes for the protein MASFDIVSKVDPQTLENAVNTAQKELQTRYDLRDTKGGIELNKKDNTILLSSENSMRVKALEDILLGRVVKQGIDGTSLDFSADEQPSGQLIKKTIKVRAGVDKEFGRKIIKAIKDAKVKVEAQMQDDQVRVTAKKIDDLQAAIAVLRRTDIGLPLQFVNMKS
- a CDS encoding HNH endonuclease is translated as MAATRKCLSTDDEFRQAVSESLSVAQVLGRIGLVPAGGNYKTVYARIAKLGLDTSHWTGAAWNQGGRYKSFGRKATLEEILVENSPYNFTHGLRKRLLEESVKARHCEDCGLVEWKHQPIPLELHHRNGINNAHRLENLQLLCPNCHALTENYRGKNRVNIIAK
- a CDS encoding NYN domain-containing protein produces the protein MNQMNSPLIRVGVFYDGNYFLKISDYYYFQHERKARISLEGLHEYIRHQVAEEEDVDVRLAQITDAHFFRGRLSATEARDKDRLFHDRLLDDILMNLGVQTHYMALKTRDGRLQEKGIDVWLSLEALELALHKTLDVVVLIAGDSDYVPLIRKLNTVGTRVMLLNWDFKYEDFKGETRVTRASQQLLEQVTYPVAMHDVIDRGLAQQDEVVEAMFVSQSEPAAFAPNTAAAPKLARPTGPTAAGPVGTLGMSTIKNLKNGFGFVVMPPNNLFFSYADLTEGDFNDLREGDWVEFTVGRNHRDEDCARNVRKVTAPQMTDGEDEYEPVGVHATAEL
- a CDS encoding RNA methyltransferase, with product MRKLTMAELNRASVDDFKSTPKSPVVLVLDNVRSMHNVGAIFRTADAFALEKIYLCGITPRPPHREITKTALGSEESMAWEYAAETVTAVAALKAAGYHIAAVEQTTGSVALPQFRPETGRPLALVLGNEVFGVEDAVLALCDLAVEIPQFGTKHSLNVGVAAGVVLWDALVKLGVV
- a CDS encoding PaaI family thioesterase, which translates into the protein MSDQNPFLPDLATMVTAYNQMNHYGRTNGMELTVSTPGQIEYRMRIREEHLSSPNTCHGGVIAGLMDAALGAAALSLAFTKLELVSTVEFKMNYLHAVHLHDELVARGVVDHSGNSLVVSSCVVYRLKDGHDDVAVARGLGTFNRYPASKRDFAQLLMG
- a CDS encoding TerC family protein encodes the protein MYDFSAFVHPATWVSLLTLTFMEIVLGIDNIIFISIVVNRLPREQQARGRTIGLLLALLFRIGLLLSISWIVGLRTPLFDLPFPWLAQPFGVTGRDLILLAGGLFLMYKSTTEIHTKLQGEEEEETVGGKGVSMMSIILQIVVIDIVFSFDSILTAVGLVDNVLVMIAAVICAMGIMLAFSGVVANFVNDNPTIKMLALSFLIMIGFMLVMEAAHKDIEKGYLYFAMAFSLTVEVLNLRLRKKTKPVQLRDSQFD